The following are encoded in a window of Podospora pseudoanserina strain CBS 124.78 chromosome 6, whole genome shotgun sequence genomic DNA:
- the GAS5_2 gene encoding 1,3-beta-glucanosyltransferase (EggNog:ENOG503NYHJ; COG:G; CAZy:GH72) yields MKTTTVLSALAAAAAVNATPTATLPLKARQTELEPITATGNAFYKGKERFFVRGIDYQPGGAAANVDPLADPKVCKPDIEKFKKLGINTIRVYSTDNSKDHDECMEELAKAGIYVVLDANNPLYSINRDDPHTSYNAIYLQSVFATIDAFAKYTNTMAFFSGNEVIHDHANTTLTARYVKATDRDMRRYIKARKYRKILVGYSAADVTENRLQTADYFNCGTDEERSDFFAFNDYSWCTSNFIESGWDQKVKNFTGYGLPIFLSEYGCNHNVRDFGELESLMHPNMTSVYSGGLMYEYSEEPNEYGIVKIEGGDKGNGFDQTGKRTEMQPEFNNLVKAMKAFPAPKGLAGASTENKASKCPENNDHWIVSTVLPEIPEEALQYFENGAGKGPGLNGKGSQWAGHVASKSPEFPDGDAQGSTGGSGSDDNENAAPRGAASILFVSGLVALVAGAISL; encoded by the exons ATGAAGACCACGACTGTTTTGTCCGCGCTCGcggctgccgctgctgtgAACGCTACCCCAACTGCCACTCTCCCTCTCAAGGCCCGCCAGACGGAGCTTGAGCCCATCACTGCCACCGGCAACGCCTTctacaagggcaaggagagaTTCTTCGTCCGCGGTATCGACTACCAGCCAGGTGGTGCTGCCGCCAATGTCGACCCTCTGGCCGATCCCAAGGTCTGCAAGCCCGACATCGAGAAGTTCAAGAAGCtcggcatcaacaccatccgtGTGTACTCGACCGACAACTCCAAGGACCACGATGAGTGCATGGAGGAGCTCGCCAAGGCCGGCATCTACGTCGTCCTTGatgccaacaaccccttgTACTCTATCAACCGTGACGACCCTCACACCTCGTACAACGCCATCTACCTCCAGAGCGTCTTCGCCACCATTGATGCCTTTGCCAAGtacaccaacaccatggcTTTCTTCTCTGGCAACGAGGTCATCCACGACCacgccaacaccaccctcactGCCCGCTACGTCAAGGCCACCGACCGTGACATGCGCCGCTACATCAAGGCTCGCAAGTACCGCAAGATCCTGGTCGGATACTCTGCCGCCGATGTGACCGAGAACCGTCTCCAGACTGCTGACTACTTCAACTGCGGTACCGATGAGGAGCGCAGCGACTTCTTCGCCTTT AACGATTACTCTTGGTGCACTAGCAACTTCATCGAGTCCGGCTGGGACCAGAAGGTCAAGAACTTCACCGGCTATGGTCTTCCCATCTTCCTGTCCGAGTACGGCTGCAACCACAACGTCCGTGACTTTGGAGAGCTCGAGTCCCTCATGCACCCCAACATGACCAGCGTCTACTCCGGTGGTCTCATGTACGAGTACTCCGAGGAGCCCAACGAGTATGGTATCGTCAAGATTGAGGGTGGCGACAAGGGCAACGGTTTCGACCAGACTGGCAAGCGCACTGAGATGCAGCCCGAGTTCAACAACCTGGTCAAGGCCATGAAGGCTTTCCCCGCGCCCAAGGGTCTTGCCGGCGCCAGCACCGAGAATAAGGCTTCCAAGTGCCCCGAGAACAACGACCACTGGATCGTCAGCACCGTCCTTCCCGAGATTCCCGAGGAGGCCCTTCAGTACTTCGAGAACGGTGCTGGCAAGGGCCCCGGCCTTAACGGCAAGGGCTCCCAGTGGGCTGGCCACGTCGCTTCCAAGAGCCCCGAGTTCCCCGATGGAGATGCCCAGGGCAGCACTGGCGGCTCTGGCTCCGATGACAACGAGAATGCTGCTCCCCGCGGCGCTGCCTCGATCCTCTTCGTCTCCGGCCTCGTTGCTCTCGTTGCCGGTGCCATTTCCCTGTAA